CTTCGCACATTGTCTGGAGCATCTGCTGCAAGCGATTGTTTGCGCCGACACCGCCCGCTAACAGCACTTCGTCCTTATCGAGATGGCCCATCGCGCGTTCGGTCACTTCAGTGAGCATGGCAAACGCCGTCTCCTGGAAGGAATAGCACACATCCGCCTTGGCGTCAGGGTGCGCATCGACCGCGTCCTTAGCGGCTGTGGTCAGGCCGGAGAAGGAGAAATCCATACCCTTCACGATATACGGCATATCGATATAGCTGGAAGCCTTGGACGCCAGTTCCTCTATCTTCGGACCACCGGGATGGCTGAGCCCGAGATGTCGCGCGAATTTGTCCAGAGCGTTCCCTATGCCGATGTCCAGCGTTTCGCCCAACACACGATATCGCCCGGCACGGTACGCCAATACCTGCGAGTTCGCACCACTGACGTACAGCACTACAGGATCTTTCGCGCCACACTGCCATCGTCCGACCTCTATATGCGCGATGCAGTGATTAACGCCGATGAGCGGTATTTTTAGCGATAGTGAGAGCGCTCGTGCTGCGGTAGCGACTGTTCTGAGACATGGGCCCATGCCAGGGCCTTGCGAGAATGCGACCGCATCGATTTGGTCCAATGAGAACTGTTCATCAGTTTCCTTTGCGCCTCCTAACATTCGAGAGACAACGTCTTTTATTTCAGCGGCGTGATGCTGTGCCGCTTCGCGCGGATGGATACCGCCATAGTTGGGCCTGTAAGTCGATTCGGCCTCTGATAGCACGTGCTCTTCGCTAACCAGCGCAGCGCTGAGGTTCCATGCGGTTCCTTCCAGACCCAAAATGAGCGTCATTTTTTGGTTTCGGTTCTTACTTACGTATACCGCCCTGTTCTTAGAGTAGCGATATAAATTTAAGTAGGTTCATGCTCTCCTTACCTTTAGCTACGTAGCCTAAAAACAAATGAACGAGGAGAAATATGACGTTGTCGTGGTAGGCGCGGGCCCTGCGGGCAGCGTAACTGCGCGAACCGCGGCGGAGAAGGGCCTGGACGTGCTGCTCATTGAGCGTAACGCTGAGATCGGCGTGCCCGTGAAATGCGGGGAGGGCGTGAGCAAAGAGCTCGAGCTGATCGTTGATATCGACCCGCGCTGGATCAGCACCACGCTGCACGGCATTGTCACCTACGGCCCCGGCGGCACGCGAGTGGCAGTATCGGGAGCAGGCGAAGAAGTCGCAGGCTACGTGCTTGAACGGCGGTTATTCGATAAGCATTTGGCACAGCAAGCAGCGCACGCGGGTGCGGAAGTGCGCGTGAAGACGCAGGCGTACGGCCTCATCAAGGAAGACGGGTATGTAAAGGGCGTGTACGCGAACGCTGCGGGTGAAGAGGTTCGCATTCGTGCGGACGTCGTCGTTGGCGCGGACGGCGTGGAATCGCGGGTTGGCCGATGGGCTGGTATTGACACGCGACTGCCCTTAGCAGACGTTGCATCCTGTGCGCAGTTCCTTATGTGTGATATCGAGGTGAACAAGGGCTTTTTTGAGATTATCTTTGACGCCGAGATCGCCCCGAATGGCTATATCTGGATATTTCCAAAGGGCGAGGATTGCGCGAATGTCGGACTGGGGATCAGCGGTGATGCGTTTGGTGATGGTCGATGCGCACGCGAGTATCTGCAGACGTTTGTGAATGACCGGTTCCCGAACGGTAAGGTACTGACGGAGATGTACGGCGCGGTGCCCCTGAGCGGCCCGGTGTACGAAACGGTAGCAAACGGGCTGGTTCTGGTCGGCGATGCGGCACGGCATGCCAATCCCATCACGGGCGGCGGTATTTTGCAAGCGCTGCAAGGTGGCGCGATCGCCGGTGACGTGATTGCAAAGGCGGTACAGGAGCATAACGTCTCGAAGAAACGGTTGCGGGAATACGAGAAGCGGTGGAAACGCGAATTCGGTAGGGTGCTGGAAGTGGGCTTGAAGGTCAAGAACATCGTGCTGAACCTGAGCAACGAGGAACTCATAAAGTTCTTCCAGCCGTTATCCGGCGACCTGAGAATGACGGAGTGCACGGAACGCGCGTTATTGAAAGAGATGATAAAGAAGAATCCGCGAATTCTCTTCAGTCTCGTGAGAGTAATCTTTTGAGCTATGACGATTTTTACATGGCCGAAATGACTATTCACCAATTTGATTTGCGCGATCTAGCCAAAGAACGCCACAACTGACTGAGCACGATAGCACCAAAGTTACTTATAAGCTCTCACCAATTTCTGATACACCTACGATTGTTCCAAAGACAAAACGAAAGGAAAGGGGTAGGAAGGCGTCCGTCCCATGAAAAGGAGGTCTCGTGATGCGGTATGACACCGGAGATCGTGCTCGTTCTGATCGTACTCGTCGTGACCGTCATCTTGTTTGTAACCGAAGCTTTTCGCGTTGACGTGATTGCGATCTTGATCATGATTAGTTTGCCATGGCTGGGCTTGATTACACCCACCGAGGCGTTCTCAGGCTTGGCGAGCAATGCGGTGGTGGCGATCATTGCCGTGATGATTTTGAGCTATGGCGTCGGTCGTTCCGGAGTTATGAACCGCATTACACATCCTATTATTCGCATTGCGGGTTCGAGTGAGAAACGGTTGATCGGTCTGGTTTCCGCAGCGGTCGGCTTGATCTCTTCGTTCATGCAGAACATTGGCGCCGTCGCTCTGTTCCTACCGGCGGTGATGCGGATCTCCAAGAAGACGAGCATCCCGATCTCACGATTGTTAATGCCACTGGGTTTTGCGGGCATCCTGGGCGGAACGCTCACTATGGTTGGGTCAGGTCCATTGATCATCCTTAACGACCTGTTAAAACAGGGCGGCCAGCCGCCATTTGGCCTCTTCGGCGTTACACCGATTGGCTTGGTGCTTTTGGGCGTCGGTATAGCGTACTTCCTGGTTTTTGGCACGTTCGTGCTCCCGACGCATAAGGGCGAAGCGGTCAGCCCGCAACAGGAGTTAATAGAAACGTGGCGGTTGCCGGCGACGATCTACCACTGTGTGGTTCCGATGGAGAGCTCGCTGGTCGGCAAAACGCGCGAAGAGGTGCAGCTCTGGATGCATTACAATATTAACCTCCTGGCTCTTGCGGAGGGCGATGAGCTGCTCTACGCGCCTTGGCGGTATACGCGCTTCGTTGCGGGCCAGGAACTCGCACTGCTCGGCGACCAGAGCGATATTGAGCGATTCGTAGCGGAGTATCAGTTACAGAGTAGGAAAGAGACGAGTCTGTTCGAGGATCTCCGGAGCGGTGGGATGGCGGGTTTCGCCGAGGTAATCATACCACCGCAAGCGCCTGTTGCAGGAAAGACATTGCGCGAGATCGCGCTGCGGAAAACCTACGGTGTTGAACCGATCATGCTATTGAGCGGTGCCAGAGAGGAACGAGGCGATTTCTCCGACCAGGCATTGCAGCCCGGTGATGCGCTTATCCTTCATGGTCGCTGGGAGAACATCAAAGCGATGGGCGATAACCGTAACTTCGTGCTCGTCACGCCGATAGAGACGGAGGCTGCGGGTAGAGCGAAGCCAGCAACGGCGACCTCGTGCTTTCTCGG
This is a stretch of genomic DNA from Methanomicrobia archaeon. It encodes these proteins:
- a CDS encoding bifunctional N(6)-L-threonylcarbamoyladenine synthase/serine/threonine protein kinase, producing MTLILGLEGTAWNLSAALVSEEHVLSEAESTYRPNYGGIHPREAAQHHAAEIKDVVSRMLGGAKETDEQFSLDQIDAVAFSQGPGMGPCLRTVATAARALSLSLKIPLIGVNHCIAHIEVGRWQCGAKDPVVLYVSGANSQVLAYRAGRYRVLGETLDIGIGNALDKFARHLGLSHPGGPKIEELASKASSYIDMPYIVKGMDFSFSGLTTAAKDAVDAHPDAKADVCYSFQETAFAMLTEVTERAMGHLDKDEVLLAGGVGANNRLQQMLQTMCEDRGGRFYVPAKKFLGDNGTMIAYLGLLMLNSGNTTPLDQSQVRSNYRPDDVEVTWRNERTIRRNR
- a CDS encoding NAD(P)/FAD-dependent oxidoreductase — its product is MNEEKYDVVVVGAGPAGSVTARTAAEKGLDVLLIERNAEIGVPVKCGEGVSKELELIVDIDPRWISTTLHGIVTYGPGGTRVAVSGAGEEVAGYVLERRLFDKHLAQQAAHAGAEVRVKTQAYGLIKEDGYVKGVYANAAGEEVRIRADVVVGADGVESRVGRWAGIDTRLPLADVASCAQFLMCDIEVNKGFFEIIFDAEIAPNGYIWIFPKGEDCANVGLGISGDAFGDGRCAREYLQTFVNDRFPNGKVLTEMYGAVPLSGPVYETVANGLVLVGDAARHANPITGGGILQALQGGAIAGDVIAKAVQEHNVSKKRLREYEKRWKREFGRVLEVGLKVKNIVLNLSNEELIKFFQPLSGDLRMTECTERALLKEMIKKNPRILFSLVRVIF
- a CDS encoding SLC13 family permease, which translates into the protein MTPEIVLVLIVLVVTVILFVTEAFRVDVIAILIMISLPWLGLITPTEAFSGLASNAVVAIIAVMILSYGVGRSGVMNRITHPIIRIAGSSEKRLIGLVSAAVGLISSFMQNIGAVALFLPAVMRISKKTSIPISRLLMPLGFAGILGGTLTMVGSGPLIILNDLLKQGGQPPFGLFGVTPIGLVLLGVGIAYFLVFGTFVLPTHKGEAVSPQQELIETWRLPATIYHCVVPMESSLVGKTREEVQLWMHYNINLLALAEGDELLYAPWRYTRFVAGQELALLGDQSDIERFVAEYQLQSRKETSLFEDLRSGGMAGFAEVIIPPQAPVAGKTLREIALRKTYGVEPIMLLSGAREERGDFSDQALQPGDALILHGRWENIKAMGDNRNFVLVTPIETEAAGRAKPATATSCFLGAIVLILLGVPLSLGLLSGALAMIILNVVPIDEAYKAVDWRTVFLLAGLIPLGIAMEKTGAASYVANRMILPLQGSHPLLILIAIAALATLFTLFMSNVAATVVLVPLVMIIGGMTGISPRALALLVAVCASNSFVLPTHQVNALLMAPGGYHNADYLRAGGILTIIFIVIAVGLIYLLYV